In a genomic window of Dyadobacter fermentans DSM 18053:
- a CDS encoding magnesium chelatase subunit D family protein: protein MEKNLYPFAAIVGQDELKKALLLCAVNPGIGGVLIKGEKGTAKSTVVRGLAAIMPPQPLSGEPVPFVDMPLGASEDRVLGSLDIEAVLSSKTRKLLPGLLASAHEGILYIDEVNLLADHLVDVLLDVAASGTNTVQREGLSVSHPAKFVLIGTMNPEEGNLRPQFLDRFGLMVEVGAPADVQARTEVVRRRIAFERNPEGFVNQWIDNQEIIKAQISRAMQLLPLVQMPDGLLKMISQLCIEWGVSSLRADIVLYKTAVTMAALHGRTLVTPDDIRESATLVLTHRKGKKALSPNSQQPNERPASGDENPQNQKSQTPEAPDKTQNGQQDGECGEGNCESEGSERIANIDFGMTVPELTKKPASAAPDVANGRDVRARQTAKGAAIRAVRSETASDIAMTDTILHALTRNPDDLTIGKADLHQKVRSGKAGRLILFVVDSSGSMAAGKRMEAVKGSVMKLLEDAYQKRNMVAVIAFRGVEATVLLEPTRSTGLAEQALEQLPTGGRTPLPHALEMAEKMLASFAGRDTMEPLLVILSDGKANVPLPGSGGDAWRQSLQLAQNLHCDALVLDTESGYVRYGKARELATALGAEYRSLQELSADEITDTIAKRIVI from the coding sequence ATGGAGAAGAACTTGTACCCGTTTGCCGCGATCGTCGGGCAGGATGAACTGAAAAAGGCATTGCTGCTCTGCGCCGTCAATCCGGGCATTGGCGGGGTGCTGATCAAAGGCGAAAAAGGCACGGCTAAAAGTACTGTGGTGCGCGGACTGGCGGCGATAATGCCCCCGCAGCCTCTCAGCGGCGAACCGGTGCCGTTTGTGGACATGCCGCTGGGCGCTTCCGAAGACCGTGTGCTGGGAAGTCTGGATATTGAGGCTGTTCTTTCCAGCAAAACGCGCAAACTGCTCCCCGGGCTGCTCGCTAGTGCGCACGAGGGTATTTTATATATCGATGAAGTGAACCTCCTGGCCGATCACCTGGTGGATGTGCTGCTGGATGTGGCAGCTTCGGGCACGAATACCGTGCAGCGGGAGGGGCTGTCGGTGAGCCATCCAGCGAAGTTTGTGCTGATCGGTACGATGAACCCCGAGGAAGGCAATCTGCGACCGCAGTTTCTCGACCGGTTCGGATTGATGGTGGAAGTAGGCGCACCTGCCGACGTGCAGGCAAGGACGGAAGTGGTGCGAAGACGGATCGCTTTTGAGCGTAATCCGGAAGGTTTTGTTAATCAATGGATTGACAATCAAGAAATTATTAAAGCGCAGATTAGCAGGGCAATGCAGCTGCTGCCACTGGTGCAAATGCCGGACGGATTGCTGAAAATGATCAGCCAGCTCTGCATTGAATGGGGCGTGAGCAGTCTCCGGGCGGATATTGTGCTATACAAAACGGCCGTCACAATGGCAGCGCTGCACGGTCGGACGCTCGTCACACCGGACGACATCCGCGAGTCGGCCACGCTCGTGCTCACGCACCGGAAGGGCAAAAAAGCACTATCCCCCAATAGCCAGCAACCCAATGAACGCCCGGCGAGCGGCGACGAAAACCCACAAAATCAAAAAAGCCAGACACCCGAAGCACCTGATAAAACACAAAACGGGCAACAAGACGGTGAATGCGGTGAAGGAAATTGTGAAAGCGAGGGTAGCGAACGCATCGCGAATATTGATTTTGGAATGACCGTACCAGAATTGACGAAGAAGCCCGCTAGCGCCGCTCCGGATGTGGCAAACGGACGGGATGTACGCGCTCGTCAGACCGCAAAAGGTGCTGCGATCAGGGCGGTAAGGAGTGAAACAGCGAGCGATATCGCCATGACGGACACCATCCTGCACGCCCTTACACGCAACCCGGACGATCTCACAATCGGCAAAGCGGATTTGCACCAGAAAGTCCGTAGCGGAAAGGCAGGGCGGCTGATACTTTTCGTCGTGGATTCGTCGGGTTCGATGGCGGCGGGCAAACGCATGGAAGCCGTAAAAGGCAGCGTAATGAAGCTCCTGGAAGATGCTTATCAAAAGCGTAACATGGTGGCGGTGATTGCCTTCCGGGGTGTGGAAGCGACAGTTTTGCTCGAACCTACCCGCAGCACCGGCCTGGCTGAGCAGGCATTGGAGCAACTCCCGACCGGCGGCCGTACGCCCCTGCCGCATGCATTGGAAATGGCGGAGAAAATGCTCGCATCGTTTGCAGGACGCGATACGATGGAGCCCTTGCTGGTAATCCTGAGCGACGGCAAAGCCAATGTACCTCTGCCCGGCTCGGGTGGCGATGCATGGCGG